Proteins from a single region of Centropristis striata isolate RG_2023a ecotype Rhode Island chromosome 9, C.striata_1.0, whole genome shotgun sequence:
- the serbp1a gene encoding SERPINE1 mRNA binding protein 1a isoform X3: MPGQMQEGFGCAITNRFDQLFDDESDPFELLKQAEVKKKEAPAPGAAKTAAQAAKQPKKESQKDRKVPLTDKKEESQAPVPLKKDGAGMRRMGRKPDGEGFRPQGGQGEGRPPTDRRPADRRPPRRFERPAAGDAGEKPEGGEFSVEKPIGDRPMRGRGGGGRGARGGGRGRGMGRGDGFDSRGKREFDRHSGSDRSLKGEEKRGGSGSHNWGTVKDDINELDQSNVTEENPEGEEHPPADSENKRENEVEEVKEEGPKEMTLDEWKAMQDKERAKVEFNIRKPNDGDEWNKGFVLHKSKAEDKKDEVIDPEAEEPKGEDEHHFRKPANDITSQLEINFGDLGRPGRGRGGGPRGGRGGRGRGGPPPSAAPGETTRPVRGPRTDKSTASVPNVDDPEAFPALA; the protein is encoded by the exons ATGCCCGGACAAATGCAAGAAGGTTTTGGCTGTGCCATAACCAATCGGTTCGACCAGTTATTTGACGATGAGTCGGATCCCTTTGAGCTGCTGAAGCAAGCTGAAGTGAAGAAGAAGGAGGCTCCTGCTCCTGGTGCCGCCAAGACTGCAGCCCAGGCGGCCAAGCAGCCCAAAAAGGAGTcccagaaagacagaaaggtcCCGCTGACTGATAAGAAAGAGGAGAGCCAGGCACCCGTCCCACTGAAGAAAGATG GTGCCGGCATGAGGAGAATGGGCCGCAAGCCGGACGGCGAAGGCTTCAGACCCCAGGGCGGCCAGGGAGAGGGGCGCCCCCCAACAGACCGGCGGCCTGCGGACAGGCGGCCCCCACGCCGCTTTGAGAGGCCCGCTGCTGGCGACGCTGGCGAGAAGCCCGAGGGAGGCGAATTCTCAGTGGAGAA ACCGATTGGTGACCGGCCGATGAGAGGGCGTGGCGGCGGCGGCAGAGGCGCCCGTGGCGGCGGCAGAGGCCGCGGCATGGGGCGCGGCGACGGCTTCGACTCCCGAGGAAAACGTGAATTTGACAGACACAGTGGCAGCGACCGATC TCTGAAAGGTGAAGAGAAGCGAGGTGGAAGTGGATCTCACAACTGGGGCACCGTCAAGGATGATATAAA TGAGCTTGACCAATCAAACGTCACTGAAGAGAACCCCGAAGGAGAGGAGCATCCACCTGCTGACTCTGAGAACAA aaGGGAGAATGAGGTTGAGGAAGTGAAGGAAGAAGGCCCCAAGGAGATGACTCTGGACGAATGGAAGGCCATGCAGGACAAGGAGCGGGCCAAGGTGGAGTTCAACATCCGCAAGCCCAACGATGGCGATGAATGGAACAAAGGATTCGTGCTGCACAAGTCCAAGGCagaa GATAAGAAAGACGAAGTGATCGACCCCGAGGCTGAGGAGCCGAAG GGTGAGGATGAGCACCACTTCCGGAAGCCAGCCAATGACATCACGTCTCAGCTGGAGATTAATTTCGGAGACCTGGGCCGTCCGGGTCGCGGGCGCGGCGGCGGACCACGTGGCGGCCGCGGTGGTCGTGGACGCGGCGGTCCTCCACCCAGCGCCGCCCCCGGTGAAACCACTAGGCCGGTTCGTGGACCAAGGACTGACAAG tCAACTGCGTCTGTGCCCAACGTGGACGACCCCGAGGCCTTCCCAGCCCTGGCCTAG
- the serbp1a gene encoding SERPINE1 mRNA binding protein 1a isoform X5, with product MPGQMQEGFGCAITNRFDQLFDDESDPFELLKQAEVKKKEAPAPGAAKTAAQAAKQPKKESQKDRKVPLTDKKEESQAPVPLKKDGAGMRRMGRKPDGEGFRPQGGQGEGRPPTDRRPADRRPPRRFERPAAGDAGEKPEGGEFSVEKPIGDRPMRGRGGGGRGARGGGRGRGMGRGDGFDSRGKREFDRHSGSDRSELDQSNVTEENPEGEEHPPADSENKRENEVEEVKEEGPKEMTLDEWKAMQDKERAKVEFNIRKPNDGDEWNKGFVLHKSKAEDKKDEVIDPEAEEPKGEDEHHFRKPANDITSQLEINFGDLGRPGRGRGGGPRGGRGGRGRGGPPPSAAPGETTRPVRGPRTDKSTASVPNVDDPEAFPALA from the exons ATGCCCGGACAAATGCAAGAAGGTTTTGGCTGTGCCATAACCAATCGGTTCGACCAGTTATTTGACGATGAGTCGGATCCCTTTGAGCTGCTGAAGCAAGCTGAAGTGAAGAAGAAGGAGGCTCCTGCTCCTGGTGCCGCCAAGACTGCAGCCCAGGCGGCCAAGCAGCCCAAAAAGGAGTcccagaaagacagaaaggtcCCGCTGACTGATAAGAAAGAGGAGAGCCAGGCACCCGTCCCACTGAAGAAAGATG GTGCCGGCATGAGGAGAATGGGCCGCAAGCCGGACGGCGAAGGCTTCAGACCCCAGGGCGGCCAGGGAGAGGGGCGCCCCCCAACAGACCGGCGGCCTGCGGACAGGCGGCCCCCACGCCGCTTTGAGAGGCCCGCTGCTGGCGACGCTGGCGAGAAGCCCGAGGGAGGCGAATTCTCAGTGGAGAA ACCGATTGGTGACCGGCCGATGAGAGGGCGTGGCGGCGGCGGCAGAGGCGCCCGTGGCGGCGGCAGAGGCCGCGGCATGGGGCGCGGCGACGGCTTCGACTCCCGAGGAAAACGTGAATTTGACAGACACAGTGGCAGCGACCGATC TGAGCTTGACCAATCAAACGTCACTGAAGAGAACCCCGAAGGAGAGGAGCATCCACCTGCTGACTCTGAGAACAA aaGGGAGAATGAGGTTGAGGAAGTGAAGGAAGAAGGCCCCAAGGAGATGACTCTGGACGAATGGAAGGCCATGCAGGACAAGGAGCGGGCCAAGGTGGAGTTCAACATCCGCAAGCCCAACGATGGCGATGAATGGAACAAAGGATTCGTGCTGCACAAGTCCAAGGCagaa GATAAGAAAGACGAAGTGATCGACCCCGAGGCTGAGGAGCCGAAG GGTGAGGATGAGCACCACTTCCGGAAGCCAGCCAATGACATCACGTCTCAGCTGGAGATTAATTTCGGAGACCTGGGCCGTCCGGGTCGCGGGCGCGGCGGCGGACCACGTGGCGGCCGCGGTGGTCGTGGACGCGGCGGTCCTCCACCCAGCGCCGCCCCCGGTGAAACCACTAGGCCGGTTCGTGGACCAAGGACTGACAAG tCAACTGCGTCTGTGCCCAACGTGGACGACCCCGAGGCCTTCCCAGCCCTGGCCTAG
- the serbp1a gene encoding SERPINE1 mRNA binding protein 1a isoform X2: protein MPGQMQEGFGCAITNRFDQLFDDESDPFELLKQAEVKKKEAPAPGAAKTAAQAAKQPKKESQKDRKVPLTDKKEESQAPVPLKKDGAGMRRMGRKPDGEGFRPQGGQGEGRPPTDRRPADRRPPRRFERPAAGDAGEKPEGGEFSVEKPIGDRPMRGRGGGGRGARGGGRGRGMGRGDGFDSRGKREFDRHSGSDRSSLKGEEKRGGSGSHNWGTVKDDINELDQSNVTEENPEGEEHPPADSENKENEVEEVKEEGPKEMTLDEWKAMQDKERAKVEFNIRKPNDGDEWNKGFVLHKSKAEDKKDEVIDPEAEEPKGEDEHHFRKPANDITSQLEINFGDLGRPGRGRGGGPRGGRGGRGRGGPPPSAAPGETTRPVRGPRTDKSTASVPNVDDPEAFPALA, encoded by the exons ATGCCCGGACAAATGCAAGAAGGTTTTGGCTGTGCCATAACCAATCGGTTCGACCAGTTATTTGACGATGAGTCGGATCCCTTTGAGCTGCTGAAGCAAGCTGAAGTGAAGAAGAAGGAGGCTCCTGCTCCTGGTGCCGCCAAGACTGCAGCCCAGGCGGCCAAGCAGCCCAAAAAGGAGTcccagaaagacagaaaggtcCCGCTGACTGATAAGAAAGAGGAGAGCCAGGCACCCGTCCCACTGAAGAAAGATG GTGCCGGCATGAGGAGAATGGGCCGCAAGCCGGACGGCGAAGGCTTCAGACCCCAGGGCGGCCAGGGAGAGGGGCGCCCCCCAACAGACCGGCGGCCTGCGGACAGGCGGCCCCCACGCCGCTTTGAGAGGCCCGCTGCTGGCGACGCTGGCGAGAAGCCCGAGGGAGGCGAATTCTCAGTGGAGAA ACCGATTGGTGACCGGCCGATGAGAGGGCGTGGCGGCGGCGGCAGAGGCGCCCGTGGCGGCGGCAGAGGCCGCGGCATGGGGCGCGGCGACGGCTTCGACTCCCGAGGAAAACGTGAATTTGACAGACACAGTGGCAGCGACCGATC TAGTCTGAAAGGTGAAGAGAAGCGAGGTGGAAGTGGATCTCACAACTGGGGCACCGTCAAGGATGATATAAA TGAGCTTGACCAATCAAACGTCACTGAAGAGAACCCCGAAGGAGAGGAGCATCCACCTGCTGACTCTGAGAACAA GGAGAATGAGGTTGAGGAAGTGAAGGAAGAAGGCCCCAAGGAGATGACTCTGGACGAATGGAAGGCCATGCAGGACAAGGAGCGGGCCAAGGTGGAGTTCAACATCCGCAAGCCCAACGATGGCGATGAATGGAACAAAGGATTCGTGCTGCACAAGTCCAAGGCagaa GATAAGAAAGACGAAGTGATCGACCCCGAGGCTGAGGAGCCGAAG GGTGAGGATGAGCACCACTTCCGGAAGCCAGCCAATGACATCACGTCTCAGCTGGAGATTAATTTCGGAGACCTGGGCCGTCCGGGTCGCGGGCGCGGCGGCGGACCACGTGGCGGCCGCGGTGGTCGTGGACGCGGCGGTCCTCCACCCAGCGCCGCCCCCGGTGAAACCACTAGGCCGGTTCGTGGACCAAGGACTGACAAG tCAACTGCGTCTGTGCCCAACGTGGACGACCCCGAGGCCTTCCCAGCCCTGGCCTAG
- the serbp1a gene encoding SERPINE1 mRNA binding protein 1a isoform X4 has protein sequence MPGQMQEGFGCAITNRFDQLFDDESDPFELLKQAEVKKKEAPAPGAAKTAAQAAKQPKKESQKDRKVPLTDKKEESQAPVPLKKDGAGMRRMGRKPDGEGFRPQGGQGEGRPPTDRRPADRRPPRRFERPAAGDAGEKPEGGEFSVEKPIGDRPMRGRGGGGRGARGGGRGRGMGRGDGFDSRGKREFDRHSGSDRSLKGEEKRGGSGSHNWGTVKDDINELDQSNVTEENPEGEEHPPADSENKENEVEEVKEEGPKEMTLDEWKAMQDKERAKVEFNIRKPNDGDEWNKGFVLHKSKAEDKKDEVIDPEAEEPKGEDEHHFRKPANDITSQLEINFGDLGRPGRGRGGGPRGGRGGRGRGGPPPSAAPGETTRPVRGPRTDKSTASVPNVDDPEAFPALA, from the exons ATGCCCGGACAAATGCAAGAAGGTTTTGGCTGTGCCATAACCAATCGGTTCGACCAGTTATTTGACGATGAGTCGGATCCCTTTGAGCTGCTGAAGCAAGCTGAAGTGAAGAAGAAGGAGGCTCCTGCTCCTGGTGCCGCCAAGACTGCAGCCCAGGCGGCCAAGCAGCCCAAAAAGGAGTcccagaaagacagaaaggtcCCGCTGACTGATAAGAAAGAGGAGAGCCAGGCACCCGTCCCACTGAAGAAAGATG GTGCCGGCATGAGGAGAATGGGCCGCAAGCCGGACGGCGAAGGCTTCAGACCCCAGGGCGGCCAGGGAGAGGGGCGCCCCCCAACAGACCGGCGGCCTGCGGACAGGCGGCCCCCACGCCGCTTTGAGAGGCCCGCTGCTGGCGACGCTGGCGAGAAGCCCGAGGGAGGCGAATTCTCAGTGGAGAA ACCGATTGGTGACCGGCCGATGAGAGGGCGTGGCGGCGGCGGCAGAGGCGCCCGTGGCGGCGGCAGAGGCCGCGGCATGGGGCGCGGCGACGGCTTCGACTCCCGAGGAAAACGTGAATTTGACAGACACAGTGGCAGCGACCGATC TCTGAAAGGTGAAGAGAAGCGAGGTGGAAGTGGATCTCACAACTGGGGCACCGTCAAGGATGATATAAA TGAGCTTGACCAATCAAACGTCACTGAAGAGAACCCCGAAGGAGAGGAGCATCCACCTGCTGACTCTGAGAACAA GGAGAATGAGGTTGAGGAAGTGAAGGAAGAAGGCCCCAAGGAGATGACTCTGGACGAATGGAAGGCCATGCAGGACAAGGAGCGGGCCAAGGTGGAGTTCAACATCCGCAAGCCCAACGATGGCGATGAATGGAACAAAGGATTCGTGCTGCACAAGTCCAAGGCagaa GATAAGAAAGACGAAGTGATCGACCCCGAGGCTGAGGAGCCGAAG GGTGAGGATGAGCACCACTTCCGGAAGCCAGCCAATGACATCACGTCTCAGCTGGAGATTAATTTCGGAGACCTGGGCCGTCCGGGTCGCGGGCGCGGCGGCGGACCACGTGGCGGCCGCGGTGGTCGTGGACGCGGCGGTCCTCCACCCAGCGCCGCCCCCGGTGAAACCACTAGGCCGGTTCGTGGACCAAGGACTGACAAG tCAACTGCGTCTGTGCCCAACGTGGACGACCCCGAGGCCTTCCCAGCCCTGGCCTAG
- the serbp1a gene encoding SERPINE1 mRNA binding protein 1a isoform X1, translating into MPGQMQEGFGCAITNRFDQLFDDESDPFELLKQAEVKKKEAPAPGAAKTAAQAAKQPKKESQKDRKVPLTDKKEESQAPVPLKKDGAGMRRMGRKPDGEGFRPQGGQGEGRPPTDRRPADRRPPRRFERPAAGDAGEKPEGGEFSVEKPIGDRPMRGRGGGGRGARGGGRGRGMGRGDGFDSRGKREFDRHSGSDRSSLKGEEKRGGSGSHNWGTVKDDINELDQSNVTEENPEGEEHPPADSENKRENEVEEVKEEGPKEMTLDEWKAMQDKERAKVEFNIRKPNDGDEWNKGFVLHKSKAEDKKDEVIDPEAEEPKGEDEHHFRKPANDITSQLEINFGDLGRPGRGRGGGPRGGRGGRGRGGPPPSAAPGETTRPVRGPRTDKSTASVPNVDDPEAFPALA; encoded by the exons ATGCCCGGACAAATGCAAGAAGGTTTTGGCTGTGCCATAACCAATCGGTTCGACCAGTTATTTGACGATGAGTCGGATCCCTTTGAGCTGCTGAAGCAAGCTGAAGTGAAGAAGAAGGAGGCTCCTGCTCCTGGTGCCGCCAAGACTGCAGCCCAGGCGGCCAAGCAGCCCAAAAAGGAGTcccagaaagacagaaaggtcCCGCTGACTGATAAGAAAGAGGAGAGCCAGGCACCCGTCCCACTGAAGAAAGATG GTGCCGGCATGAGGAGAATGGGCCGCAAGCCGGACGGCGAAGGCTTCAGACCCCAGGGCGGCCAGGGAGAGGGGCGCCCCCCAACAGACCGGCGGCCTGCGGACAGGCGGCCCCCACGCCGCTTTGAGAGGCCCGCTGCTGGCGACGCTGGCGAGAAGCCCGAGGGAGGCGAATTCTCAGTGGAGAA ACCGATTGGTGACCGGCCGATGAGAGGGCGTGGCGGCGGCGGCAGAGGCGCCCGTGGCGGCGGCAGAGGCCGCGGCATGGGGCGCGGCGACGGCTTCGACTCCCGAGGAAAACGTGAATTTGACAGACACAGTGGCAGCGACCGATC TAGTCTGAAAGGTGAAGAGAAGCGAGGTGGAAGTGGATCTCACAACTGGGGCACCGTCAAGGATGATATAAA TGAGCTTGACCAATCAAACGTCACTGAAGAGAACCCCGAAGGAGAGGAGCATCCACCTGCTGACTCTGAGAACAA aaGGGAGAATGAGGTTGAGGAAGTGAAGGAAGAAGGCCCCAAGGAGATGACTCTGGACGAATGGAAGGCCATGCAGGACAAGGAGCGGGCCAAGGTGGAGTTCAACATCCGCAAGCCCAACGATGGCGATGAATGGAACAAAGGATTCGTGCTGCACAAGTCCAAGGCagaa GATAAGAAAGACGAAGTGATCGACCCCGAGGCTGAGGAGCCGAAG GGTGAGGATGAGCACCACTTCCGGAAGCCAGCCAATGACATCACGTCTCAGCTGGAGATTAATTTCGGAGACCTGGGCCGTCCGGGTCGCGGGCGCGGCGGCGGACCACGTGGCGGCCGCGGTGGTCGTGGACGCGGCGGTCCTCCACCCAGCGCCGCCCCCGGTGAAACCACTAGGCCGGTTCGTGGACCAAGGACTGACAAG tCAACTGCGTCTGTGCCCAACGTGGACGACCCCGAGGCCTTCCCAGCCCTGGCCTAG
- the serbp1a gene encoding SERPINE1 mRNA binding protein 1a isoform X6, whose amino-acid sequence MPGQMQEGFGCAITNRFDQLFDDESDPFELLKQAEVKKKEAPAPGAAKTAAQAAKQPKKESQKDRKVPLTDKKEESQAPVPLKKDGAGMRRMGRKPDGEGFRPQGGQGEGRPPTDRRPADRRPPRRFERPAAGDAGEKPEGGEFSVEKPIGDRPMRGRGGGGRGARGGGRGRGMGRGDGFDSRGKREFDRHSGSDRSELDQSNVTEENPEGEEHPPADSENKENEVEEVKEEGPKEMTLDEWKAMQDKERAKVEFNIRKPNDGDEWNKGFVLHKSKAEDKKDEVIDPEAEEPKGEDEHHFRKPANDITSQLEINFGDLGRPGRGRGGGPRGGRGGRGRGGPPPSAAPGETTRPVRGPRTDKSTASVPNVDDPEAFPALA is encoded by the exons ATGCCCGGACAAATGCAAGAAGGTTTTGGCTGTGCCATAACCAATCGGTTCGACCAGTTATTTGACGATGAGTCGGATCCCTTTGAGCTGCTGAAGCAAGCTGAAGTGAAGAAGAAGGAGGCTCCTGCTCCTGGTGCCGCCAAGACTGCAGCCCAGGCGGCCAAGCAGCCCAAAAAGGAGTcccagaaagacagaaaggtcCCGCTGACTGATAAGAAAGAGGAGAGCCAGGCACCCGTCCCACTGAAGAAAGATG GTGCCGGCATGAGGAGAATGGGCCGCAAGCCGGACGGCGAAGGCTTCAGACCCCAGGGCGGCCAGGGAGAGGGGCGCCCCCCAACAGACCGGCGGCCTGCGGACAGGCGGCCCCCACGCCGCTTTGAGAGGCCCGCTGCTGGCGACGCTGGCGAGAAGCCCGAGGGAGGCGAATTCTCAGTGGAGAA ACCGATTGGTGACCGGCCGATGAGAGGGCGTGGCGGCGGCGGCAGAGGCGCCCGTGGCGGCGGCAGAGGCCGCGGCATGGGGCGCGGCGACGGCTTCGACTCCCGAGGAAAACGTGAATTTGACAGACACAGTGGCAGCGACCGATC TGAGCTTGACCAATCAAACGTCACTGAAGAGAACCCCGAAGGAGAGGAGCATCCACCTGCTGACTCTGAGAACAA GGAGAATGAGGTTGAGGAAGTGAAGGAAGAAGGCCCCAAGGAGATGACTCTGGACGAATGGAAGGCCATGCAGGACAAGGAGCGGGCCAAGGTGGAGTTCAACATCCGCAAGCCCAACGATGGCGATGAATGGAACAAAGGATTCGTGCTGCACAAGTCCAAGGCagaa GATAAGAAAGACGAAGTGATCGACCCCGAGGCTGAGGAGCCGAAG GGTGAGGATGAGCACCACTTCCGGAAGCCAGCCAATGACATCACGTCTCAGCTGGAGATTAATTTCGGAGACCTGGGCCGTCCGGGTCGCGGGCGCGGCGGCGGACCACGTGGCGGCCGCGGTGGTCGTGGACGCGGCGGTCCTCCACCCAGCGCCGCCCCCGGTGAAACCACTAGGCCGGTTCGTGGACCAAGGACTGACAAG tCAACTGCGTCTGTGCCCAACGTGGACGACCCCGAGGCCTTCCCAGCCCTGGCCTAG